One part of the Kryptolebias marmoratus isolate JLee-2015 linkage group LG13, ASM164957v2, whole genome shotgun sequence genome encodes these proteins:
- the klhl13 gene encoding kelch-like protein 13 isoform X2, with translation MEHPAHRGETMPIGLHDRSLVEDDDAHMKVALGYGEMGISAHLQASKTGNTRFFTSNTHSSVVLQGFDQLRIEGLLCDVTLVAGDGDEAFPVHRAMMASSSDYFKAMFTGGMKEQDLMCIKLHGVNRIGLKKIIDFIYTAKLSLNMENLQDTLEAASFLQILPVLDFCKVFLISGVSLDNCVEVGRIANTYNLTEVDKYVNNFILKNFPSLLGTGEFVKLPFERLAFVLSSNSLKHCTELDLFKAACRWLRYEDGRMDYAPKLMKNIRFPLMNPQELINHVQTVDFMRTDNTCVNLLLEASNYQMMPYMQPVMQSERTAIRSDSSHLVTLGGVLRQQLVVSKELRLFDEKAHEWKVLAPMDAPRYQHGIAVIGNFLYVVGGQSNYDTKGKTAVDTVFRYDPRYNKWMQVACLNEKRTFFHLSALKGHLYAVGGRNAAGELATVECYNPRTNEWTYVAKMNEPHYGHAGTVYGGYMYISGGITHDTFQKELMCFDPDADKWTQKAPMTTVRGLHCMCTVGDRLYVIGGNHFRGTSDYDDVLSCEYYSPALDLWTPIAAMLRGQSDVGVAVFENKIYVVGGYSWNNRCMVEIVQKYDPEKDEWQKVFDLPESLGGIRACTLTVFPPDDISGSPSRESPLSAP, from the exons ATGGAGCACCCTGCACACAGAGGGGAGACGATGCCCATTGGACTACATGACAG ATCCCTGGTGGAGGACGACGACGCTCACATGAAAGTCGCTCTGGGCTATGGTGAGATGGGCATCTCTGCTCATCTTCAGGCATCAAAGACTGGAAACACTCGATTTTTCACAAGCAATACGCACAGCTCTGTGGTTCTTCAG GGATTCGACCAGTTGAGAATAGAAGGTTTGTTATGTGACGTGACGCTGGTTGCAGGGGATGGAGACGAAGCTTTTCCTGTACACCGTGCAATGATGGCCTCTTCCTCCGACTACTTCAAAGCCATGTTCACAG GTGGAATGAAAGAGCAGGATCTAATGTGCATCAAGCTTCACGGAGTAAACAGAATAGGCCTGAAGAAGATCATAGACTTTATCTATACAGCAAAGTTGTCCCTCAACATGGAGAATCTGCAAGACACACTCGAGGCAGCCAGTTTCTTACAAATCCTTCCTGTGTTGGACTTCTGCAAAGTCTTTCTTATTTCTGGG GTTTCCCTTGACAACTGCGTCGAGGTTGGGCGCATCGCCAACACGTACAACTTAACAGAGGTGGACAAATACGTCAACAACTTCATCCTAAAGAACTTCCCCTCTTTGCTGGGCACAGGAGAGTTTGTCAAGCTCCCGTTCGAGCGCTTGGCTTTTGTGCTGTCCAGTAACAGCTTGAAACATTGCACTGAGTTGGACCTGTTCAAGGCTGCTTGCCGCTGGCTACGCTACGAAGACGGCCGTATGGACTATGCCCCAAAGCTCATGAAGAATATCCGCTTTCCCCTCATGAACCCGCAGGAGCTCATAAATCACGTACAAACTGTGGACTTTATGCGCACGGACAACACTTGTGTCAACCTTCTCCTGGAAGCTAGCAACTACCAAATGATGCCCTATATGCAGCCCGTCATGCAGTCAGAACGGACAGCCATTCGCTCTGATAGCTCCCACCTGGTCACGCTGGGTGGTGTCCTACGCCAGCAGCTAGTCGTGAGCAAGGAGCTGCGTCTCTTTGACGAGAAGGCTCACGAGTGGAAGGTGCTCGCGCCAATGGACGCGCCTCGCTACCAGCACGGCATCGCAGTCATCGGCAACTTTCTTTACGTTGTGGGTGGCCAAAGCAACTACGACACCAAAGGCAAAACGGCTGTGGACACGGTGTTTCGGTACGACCCTCGCTACAATAAATGGATGCAGGTGGCGTGCCTTAATGAGAAACGAACCTTCTTCCACCTCAGTGCTCTCAAGGGACACCTCTATGCTGTCGGTGGAAGGAACGCTGCCGGGGAGCTTG CTACTGTGGAGTGCTACAACCCAAGGACAAATGAATGGACGTATGTTGCCAAAATGAATGAACCACATTATGGCCATGCTGGGACCGTGTATGGTGGTTATATGTACATTTCAG GGGGAATCACACATGACACGTTCCAGAAGGAGTTGATGTGCTTTGACCCAGATGCGGATAAATGGACTCAGAAAGCGCCCATGACGACGGTGCGTGGCCTGCACTGCATGTGCACGGTGGGCGACCGGCTCTACGTGATCGGGGGCAATCATTTCCGAGGCACCAGCGACTACGACGACGTGCTCAGCTGCGAATACTACTCCCCCGCCCTGGACTTGTGGACACCTATCGCTGCCATGCTGCGAGGTCAGAGCGACGTCGGCGTGGCCGTGTTTGAGAATAAGATCTACGTGGTGGGGGGCTACTCGTGGAACAATCGCTGCATGGTGGAAATAGTACAGAAATATGACCCGGAGAAAGACGAGTGGCAGAAGGTTTTTGACTTGCCCGAGTCGCTAGGCGGGATCCGAGCCTGCACGCTCACAGTTTTCCCCCCTGACGACATCTCAGGCTCGCCCTCCAGAGAGTCCCCCCTCTCAGCACCTTGA
- the klhl13 gene encoding kelch-like protein 13 isoform X1 has product MPLKWKSGSPVSWKFPVPVLKTSRSSPLSPAYISLVEDDDAHMKVALGYGEMGISAHLQASKTGNTRFFTSNTHSSVVLQGFDQLRIEGLLCDVTLVAGDGDEAFPVHRAMMASSSDYFKAMFTGGMKEQDLMCIKLHGVNRIGLKKIIDFIYTAKLSLNMENLQDTLEAASFLQILPVLDFCKVFLISGVSLDNCVEVGRIANTYNLTEVDKYVNNFILKNFPSLLGTGEFVKLPFERLAFVLSSNSLKHCTELDLFKAACRWLRYEDGRMDYAPKLMKNIRFPLMNPQELINHVQTVDFMRTDNTCVNLLLEASNYQMMPYMQPVMQSERTAIRSDSSHLVTLGGVLRQQLVVSKELRLFDEKAHEWKVLAPMDAPRYQHGIAVIGNFLYVVGGQSNYDTKGKTAVDTVFRYDPRYNKWMQVACLNEKRTFFHLSALKGHLYAVGGRNAAGELATVECYNPRTNEWTYVAKMNEPHYGHAGTVYGGYMYISGGITHDTFQKELMCFDPDADKWTQKAPMTTVRGLHCMCTVGDRLYVIGGNHFRGTSDYDDVLSCEYYSPALDLWTPIAAMLRGQSDVGVAVFENKIYVVGGYSWNNRCMVEIVQKYDPEKDEWQKVFDLPESLGGIRACTLTVFPPDDISGSPSRESPLSAP; this is encoded by the exons ATGCCGTTGAAATGGAAAAGCGGTTCTCCCGTCAGCTGGAAATTCCCAGTGCCAGTTCTTAAGACATCCAGGTCCTCACCCCTTTCGCCTGCCTACAT ATCCCTGGTGGAGGACGACGACGCTCACATGAAAGTCGCTCTGGGCTATGGTGAGATGGGCATCTCTGCTCATCTTCAGGCATCAAAGACTGGAAACACTCGATTTTTCACAAGCAATACGCACAGCTCTGTGGTTCTTCAG GGATTCGACCAGTTGAGAATAGAAGGTTTGTTATGTGACGTGACGCTGGTTGCAGGGGATGGAGACGAAGCTTTTCCTGTACACCGTGCAATGATGGCCTCTTCCTCCGACTACTTCAAAGCCATGTTCACAG GTGGAATGAAAGAGCAGGATCTAATGTGCATCAAGCTTCACGGAGTAAACAGAATAGGCCTGAAGAAGATCATAGACTTTATCTATACAGCAAAGTTGTCCCTCAACATGGAGAATCTGCAAGACACACTCGAGGCAGCCAGTTTCTTACAAATCCTTCCTGTGTTGGACTTCTGCAAAGTCTTTCTTATTTCTGGG GTTTCCCTTGACAACTGCGTCGAGGTTGGGCGCATCGCCAACACGTACAACTTAACAGAGGTGGACAAATACGTCAACAACTTCATCCTAAAGAACTTCCCCTCTTTGCTGGGCACAGGAGAGTTTGTCAAGCTCCCGTTCGAGCGCTTGGCTTTTGTGCTGTCCAGTAACAGCTTGAAACATTGCACTGAGTTGGACCTGTTCAAGGCTGCTTGCCGCTGGCTACGCTACGAAGACGGCCGTATGGACTATGCCCCAAAGCTCATGAAGAATATCCGCTTTCCCCTCATGAACCCGCAGGAGCTCATAAATCACGTACAAACTGTGGACTTTATGCGCACGGACAACACTTGTGTCAACCTTCTCCTGGAAGCTAGCAACTACCAAATGATGCCCTATATGCAGCCCGTCATGCAGTCAGAACGGACAGCCATTCGCTCTGATAGCTCCCACCTGGTCACGCTGGGTGGTGTCCTACGCCAGCAGCTAGTCGTGAGCAAGGAGCTGCGTCTCTTTGACGAGAAGGCTCACGAGTGGAAGGTGCTCGCGCCAATGGACGCGCCTCGCTACCAGCACGGCATCGCAGTCATCGGCAACTTTCTTTACGTTGTGGGTGGCCAAAGCAACTACGACACCAAAGGCAAAACGGCTGTGGACACGGTGTTTCGGTACGACCCTCGCTACAATAAATGGATGCAGGTGGCGTGCCTTAATGAGAAACGAACCTTCTTCCACCTCAGTGCTCTCAAGGGACACCTCTATGCTGTCGGTGGAAGGAACGCTGCCGGGGAGCTTG CTACTGTGGAGTGCTACAACCCAAGGACAAATGAATGGACGTATGTTGCCAAAATGAATGAACCACATTATGGCCATGCTGGGACCGTGTATGGTGGTTATATGTACATTTCAG GGGGAATCACACATGACACGTTCCAGAAGGAGTTGATGTGCTTTGACCCAGATGCGGATAAATGGACTCAGAAAGCGCCCATGACGACGGTGCGTGGCCTGCACTGCATGTGCACGGTGGGCGACCGGCTCTACGTGATCGGGGGCAATCATTTCCGAGGCACCAGCGACTACGACGACGTGCTCAGCTGCGAATACTACTCCCCCGCCCTGGACTTGTGGACACCTATCGCTGCCATGCTGCGAGGTCAGAGCGACGTCGGCGTGGCCGTGTTTGAGAATAAGATCTACGTGGTGGGGGGCTACTCGTGGAACAATCGCTGCATGGTGGAAATAGTACAGAAATATGACCCGGAGAAAGACGAGTGGCAGAAGGTTTTTGACTTGCCCGAGTCGCTAGGCGGGATCCGAGCCTGCACGCTCACAGTTTTCCCCCCTGACGACATCTCAGGCTCGCCCTCCAGAGAGTCCCCCCTCTCAGCACCTTGA